From a region of the Babylonia areolata isolate BAREFJ2019XMU chromosome 25, ASM4173473v1, whole genome shotgun sequence genome:
- the LOC143300034 gene encoding uncharacterized protein LOC143300034, with amino-acid sequence MPHVSMAAILWAFMVCGFGVCPVISQRLQNHSFKAEEVFITDTLCESEQVVDAGTPFGNWKRVLFPVNRTCQGTFRCMINFRYMDSATLATDICADFSRMKVQGHKSVFLMEDETGIDLERLNENRYPEREIYMKTKFCTKKKHTLKLIFRADCNEHLDKKFMGWVYVFVQSTSTGSIYFLDGGARHRHKLPARGPPRITLRSHVWADVPRTSTAQHSMLRLSVHGDNDRMLQSCFKWNPAVKSTVPRGVMYRIFKTYFNQDRVLSTYAEASEGEVVKSPSFYNCHFLRMIQDVVIEVRRDRKVVADGSWDERQLLFDIIVGIDNEDEDEDVVYGPPSPRPGYSTTTAVPEDQESMLEAFWEEHKVIIGACIGGFVFGVLLYCCCKKGSSNGKDDTTNAEDDNMMADTPQNDDGDAVEADSRPREPEAYAMMPRASPSAPSWNEITEDPGGDSAARNMTCNLPTYEDLFPDKK; translated from the exons ATGCCACATGTTAGTATGGCTGCCATTTTGTGGGCATTCATGGTGTGTGGATTTGGGGTCTGTCCTGTTATCTCTCAGCGCTTGCAAAACCACTCATTCAAGGCGGAAGAAG TGTTCATCACTGACACCCTTTGTGAATCCGAGCAGGTGGTGGATGCTGGGACCCCGTTTGGAAACTGGAAGCGTGTACTCTTCCCTGTAAACAGAACATGCCAGGGAACTTTCAGATGCATGATAAACTTTAGGTATATGGATTCTGCCACCCTTGCAACAGATATCTGCGCAGACTTTTCACGCATGAAAGTCCAAGGGCATAAATCAGTTTTCCTGATGGAAGATGAGACTGGCATTGATTTG GAACGTCTGAATGAGAACAGATAcccggagagagagatatacatgaAAACCAAGTTTTGCACCAAGAAGAAGCACACCTTGAAACTGATTTTCCGCGCAGACTGTAATGAGCATCTGGATAAAAAATTTATGGGCTGGGTGTATGTCTTTGTGCAGTCCACCTCAACTGGCAGCAttt ATTTTTTGGATGGCGGAGCCAGACATCGCCACAAACTGCCGGCAAGGGGTCCGCCCAGGATAACACTCCGCTCTCACGTGTGGGCCGATGTTCCCCGCACCTCCACTGCCCAGCATAGCATgctgcgtctgtctgtccatggagacaatgacagaatgCTTCAATCATGTTTCAAATGGAATCCGGCCGTCAAGTCCACAGTGCCACGCGGAGTCATGTACAGGATTTTCAAGACTTATTTCAACCAGGACCGAGTATTGTCAACGTATGCGGAAGCGTCGGAGGGAGAGGTGGTGAAGTCTCCCTCATTTTACAACTGTCACTTTCTTCGTATGATCCAAGATGTGGTGATTGAAGTGAGGAGGGACAGGAAGGTGGTTGCGGATGGGTCTTGGGATGAGAGGCAGCTTTTGTTTGACATCATTGTCGGAATCGACA atgaagatgaagatgaagatgttgTTTACGGCCCTCCTAGTCCCCGGCCAGGCTACTCCACAACGACAGCCGTCCCTGAGGATCAGGAGTCGATGCTGGAGGCCTTCTGGGAGGAGCACAAAGTGATCATTGGCGCATGcattggtggttttgtttttggagtGCTCCTCTACTGCTGCTGTAAAAAGGGTAGCAGCAATGGTAAAG atgACACCACCAATGCAGAAGACGACAACATGATGGCAGACACCCCGCAGAACGACGACGGCGATGCTGTGGAGGCAGACAGCAGACCCAGGGAGCCAGAAGCCTACGCCATGATGCCCAGAGCTAGCCCTTCGGCACCATCCTGGAACGAGATCACGGAGGACCCTGGAGGAGACAGTGCTGCCCGTAACATGACCTGCAACCTTCCGACATATGAAGACCTGTTCCCTGATAAGAAATAG